The region CTCGGCAGCAAGTGGGGCACTCCGCACGTGGGTACTCATGACCGTCGCCTGGTAACTGCTCCAGGGCCATTCCTCGGGGGTGGCGACCACGGCGGATGCCACGGGCTGGAGGACGACGTGGCGGCAGACCGGCAGCAGCCATACGTCGGGTTCCAGGAGGACAGCCCGATAAGGTCCACGGAAAACTCGCCCCGAGCGTATGTTCTGGCGGTTCATATGCTGCGTGTAGTTGCTGCTGAACCGACGCATGCCTTTGGAGAGATCTCCATGGGGCGTCTCGACGACGAAGCTATAGCGGTCCGGTAACATGCACCACGAGTAGATGCGCCAGTCCAGACTCGCCGCCACCGCCGTGAGGTCCGCGAGGAACTGCAATCGAGCGTCGTCGCTCTGCATGATGGAGCGACCTGCAAGAGCGGTGTCGGAAACCAGATAGACAGCACCTGGGAACTCGATGCGCAACGGTCGAGACATGAACCCTCCTTTGCCGAGAGGCGTGGATGACAAATCTATCCACACTGTTCACATGTTATCCACAGCAGCGCAACATTTCAATATCCGATCCCCACGCGCCAGCCTTCTTCTCTTCCAGCTTGTGCAGCAGTCGGTGGGCACTATACTTGAACCTGTCAGTACAGGAACGGGAGGTTGCGAGTGGTGGAGTTCTGGGTGGTAGCCGAGTCAGTGCTGATCGTGTTTGCAATCAAGTTCGTCAACATGGCTCTTCAGACGCTCTCGATGAACTTCCTGGTCAGGGGACGCCGCCTGTACACGTTCATCTTTGCGTTTCTTGAGGTGATGGTCTATCTGGTCGGCCTCTCTCAGGTCCTGAACAGTATGACCGTCTACAAGATGCTCGGCTATGCTCTCGGCTACGCAACCGGAGCGCTGTTTGGCATCTGGCTGGAACAGAAGCTGGCGATCGGCAACCAGACGTGGCTGATCATTCCCAACGAGAACCCGTACCGACTGGCGTATCATCTGCGCGACCGGGGTTTTGGCATCACGACGATCTCCGGGTCGGGCATGGACAGCAACCGCATGATTATCCTGACGACCACAATGCGCAAGAATATTGCACTCCTCAACGCCTCGCTCACCGAGCTGGCCCCGGACGCCTTCGTGTCCGTGCTCGACACGCGAACGACGATGGGTGGGCATGTGACTCGAATTCCGAGGGGTTGAACCATGATGAAAAGGATGATCTTCCACCGGGCAGAAGCGCACCTCGCCTTGAACCAAAGGGCTCGGGGGCTGGCGCTCGGCCTCGCTCTGCTGCTTGTCATGTTTTCTCTGGCCGGCTGCGCCCGCCGAAATGTTGTCTCGCTCCGGATCGTCTCTGCGTACTCAGGCAAGGGCGTAGCCAATGCGACGCTGACGTTCACCGGCTCCGGCGGCTCCGAGTCCCTCGGCTCCGATGCGACCGGAACGGTTTTGGGACGGGTTCAGGCTGATCGGATACAGTTGAGCGTCGAAGCCGCAGGCTACCAGAAGGCGTTCATTCAGGTGGCGGACCTCACGCAATTGCCGACGACCGTCCAGCTGGCCCCACTCTTTCTTGGCGCCGGGACGGTGACATCCGGCGGCCAGCCCATAGCCGGAGCCTCCGTAACCGTATGGAACACGACGACGGCGACAGGGTCGGACGGAACGTTCACCTTCGAGGGGCTCGCAGAAGGAACCTATGTGGGAAGAGTCACGAAGCAGGGATTTGCCGACGCCACATTCGACCTGGTTGTCGGGAAGAACACGAAGGCGGTCAAGGTAACGCTCCAGGAGGGACAGCTCCTGCCGCTCTCCTCTCTTGCCACGCTTCCGGCGTACGAGCTGACAGCGTCATACCGCCGAACGCTGGGTGGCGAAGACAGGTCGTTCGATGGCCGTATCGTCAAGAACGGGAGTGACCTTCTTGTGATGAGTGGTGACCCGGCGAACCCGACGGCATCCCTCATGGTCCGCGGTGGCACAGGGTACGTGTTCGAGAACGGGGCGTACGTTGCCAAGGGTGAGACTGCGGCCGCAGCTGCGCACGTCCTGCAGGAAAGCTGCGAGGGTCTTCTCGGACTGCCGGCGACGTTCTCGCCGCGTCTCTTCACCATTGAGAAGCAGGCGCCGGTGCAGTTGCTGGGGCAAGCATGTGACGTCTGGAGCATGACTGGCCGGTTTACCTTCGACGGAGAGGCCGTCACGGCGACGGCGACGGTGACCGTCGGCACGACGGGCGCGCTGGCCGGTGTCCCAGTGAAGATAGTCCTCAACGCTCGCTCGCAGTCGTTCTTCGACTTTGTCTACGACGCCGTGGTCGAAGTGGTTTCACTCGACCAGGCACAGACTGCTGCCCGCTTCCCCCCCAAAGATGTTTCCTCAATCCCCCCGAGGATGTTCTTGTATCCGAGGGGTGTATTCGGAGGGGCGCTTCCCGGCGCAGTGAGGAACCCGGCATGAGCTTCGTCCACCTGCATCTTCACACCGAATACTCACTGCTGGATGGCATGAACAAGATCGCCCCGCTCGTTGCCCGTCTCAAGGAGATAGGGCAGACCGCGTGCGCCATCACGGATCATGGCAACATGTACGGTGTGCTGGACTTCTACCTGAAGATGAAAGATACCGGGCTCAAGCCGGTCATCGGCAGCGAGGTCTATGTGGCCCCGAACGGCCGCCTTGAGAAGGACAAGGAAGCGGGATTTCCCAACCACCTGATCCTCCTGGCGAAGGATTTCAAGGGCTATCAGAACCTGAGCCACATCGTCTCCGTCGGCTACCTCGAGGGCTTCTACTACAAGCCGCGTGTCGATTATGAAACACTGGAGAAGTACCACGAGGGGGTCATCGCCTTGTCCGCCTGCCTCAAGGGCGAGGTCGCCGAGACGGCCGCAAAGGGGGACGAGGAAAAGGCGCTAGGCATTGCCAGGAAGTACCAGGACATCTTCGGCAAGGAGAACTACTTCATCGAGCTCCAGAATCACGGCATCGAAGAGGAACTGCGCGCCCTCCCCATCCTTCGCAGCATCGCGAAGCGCATCGGTGCGAAGACCGTGGCTACCTGTGACAGCCACTACCTGCGCAAGGAAGATTACGCCGCGCACGAGGTTCTGCTCTGCGTCCAGACGTTGCAGAAGATGACCGACAAGGACCGCATGAGCTTCAACGGTCCGTATTATCATGTCATGACTGAGGATGAGATGCGCGAGCGCCTGCCCGAAGACGAGGAGGCCATCCAGAACACCCAGCTCGTTGCCGACATGTGCAACGTCGAAATGCCTCTTGGCATCTATCACCTGCCCCGCTACATCGAAGAAGGGCAGACGACACCATGGGATGCCGAGGTCAACCGCCAGCTGTTGGAGAAGATGACCATGGACGGCATCCAGCGCCTTTATCCTCCTGAACAGCTGGAAGAGGCGACGGCCCGGGCGCGGATGGAGTTGGACACGATCGAGAAGTGTGGGTTTGTCGACTACTTCCTCATTGTCCAAGACTTCACCCGGTTCGCTCGCCGCAAAGGAATTGCCGTCGGCCCTGGTCGTGGATCTGCTGCCGGCGCCATCGTCGCCTACGCGACCGGCATCACGGAAGTCGAGCCGCTGCGGTACAACCTGCTGTTCGAGCGCTTTCTCAACGCCGCCCGTATCTCGATGCCGGATATCGACATGGATTTCGAGGATGCGCGCCGGGGGGAGGTCATCCAGTATGTGCGCGAGCGGTACGGCGAATCCTCGGTCGCCCAAGTGGCGACCTTCGGCAGGATGGAGGCAAAGCAGGCCGTCCGTGACGTGGGGCGAGCTCTGGGCATGCTGCCAAAGGAGACGGACCTGATCTCCAAGCTCATCCCGTTCGGCACGGGCCTTGAGGACGCTCTCACAACGGTCGAGCAGCTGAAGAAGATGTATGATGACGGCACAAAGCTGAGCGGCACCACAGTCAAGGAGCTGTTCGATACGGCCATGAAGCTGGAGGGCGTCAACCGCAATTTCAGCACCCATGCCGCGGGCGTCGTCATCGCCGACACCGAGCTCACCAACTACCTGCCCCTGCAGCGCGACAAGGACGGCAACGTCATCACGCAGTGGGACCACAACTTGGTCGAGGCCTTTGGTCTCCTCAAGATGGACTTCCTGGGCCTCTCCTATCTGGGTGTTATCCAGAACACCGTCAAGATGGTCAAGGAGCAGCTTGGCGTGGTGGTGGACATCAGCCACGTCGACACGGAGGAACCGGCCGTCTACAACCTCATCAGCAGCGGTGACACGGTCGGGGTGTTCCAGATGGAATCCGGCGGCATGAAGGGCGTCGCGTCCGGCATCCGGCCAACCTCCATCGAAGACCTGACGGCCATCATCTCGCTCTACCGTCCCGGCACCATCAAGGCCGGCGGCATCCAGAAGTATATCGACCGCAAGAATGGCAAGGAGAAGGTCAACTACTACCATCCCAGCATTGAGGGCGTGCTCAAGCCGACCTACGGCATCATCGTGTACCAGGAACAGATCATGCAGATCGCCAACCGCATGGCCGGGTTCACGATGCAGGAAGCGGACATCCTGCGCAAGGGCGTCTCCAAGAAGAAGGCGGACATTCTGGCCAAGCAGCGGGCCGTCTTTGTCGAGAAGTCGATCGAGAAAGGCGTCCCAAAGAAGACCGCCGAAGACGTGTTCGCCCTCATCGACTTTTTCGCCGGCTACGGGTTCAACAAGTCCCACGGGGTTGCCTACGCCATCATGGTCTACCGCACGGCGTGGCTCAAGGTCCACTATCTCATTCAGTACCTGACGGCCCTCATGAACTCGGGCATCGATACCGAAGACCGTCTCAAGGAACTGGTCGCGGAATGCCGCAGCAAGAGGATCCCCGTCCTTCCACCGGATATCAACAAATCCGACAAGCTGTTCGCGGTGGAGACGCAGGCCGACGGTTCTCAGGGCATCCGGTTTGGCCTGCTTGCCATCAAGAACCTGGGTTCAAAGGCAATCGACGAGATCATGGAGGAGCGGTCCAACCGCACCTTTTCGACGTTCAAGGACTTCCAGCGGCGTTCTGGCGGCAGTAAGGTCAACCGCAAGTCCGTCGAATGCCTCATCAAGGCCGGAGCGTTCGAGAACCTCGGCGAGGACCGTGTCGCCGTCCTCAGGGAGTTCAACAACCAGAACGGCAAGGCGCCTGTCGCGGACGATTCAGGGACAGGCTTGTTCGGCGGCTCGGTCAACGAACCCGTGGTCTCCGTTTCCTCGTGCGATATGGTGGGCGCCGCGGCAATGGAGAAGGAAGCGTTCGGGTTCTTCTGCTTCTGCAGTCCCTTCCAGCAGTACGAACCCCTCCTCGCCAAGTACAAGGCCAAGCGTGTCTCGGAGTGCGCGGATTGTGACGACGGGACCGCCGTCACGGTCATGGGCCTCCTCACGTCTGCAAAGACCGCCAAGTCGAAGGCGGGGCACGCCTACGGCAAGTGCACGCTCGAGGACGACAGCCGCAAAGTGGAGCTGATAGTGTTCGAGTACGTCCTCGGGCAGTTCCAGCCGTGCTTCGACCGCGAGGGCGCCATCGTCCTGGAGGCGAACGTGCGCATGGACGGCGACGAATTGTCTCTGACGGCCAAGAAGTTCATCGACTTCGTGACGCCCGAACAGGCAAAAGGCTCAAAGCCGGTTTCCGTGACCCATCCCGTGCTCAAACTCACAATGACGGAGCAGCAGGTGAACGGCGAGACACTCAAGAACGTCCTCCTCCTCACGCACCACTATCCGGGCAAGGAGCATTGGCGCATCTTGTACCACAACACGACCGACCACTGCCTCGAGGTCGGCAACACCCACTGGGTCACCATCACCCCGGAGCTCCTGAAGGGACTTGCCGAGATCCTTGGTCCAAGTGGGGTAGACTACTCTTAGAGACGGGTCCGAGGACCTTGCCAAGTTGTAAAGGAAATTGAGGTTGTCATTCCGACATTCATAGGTATACTGTCTCTTGTAATGTCATGAACGTGACAAGCAACTGAGCGACATGACGTCCGAAAGCCCTGCTTTCGGACGTTTCATATTGGTGGAAACGAAAAGTGGGCGCGCGAGCGGGCCACTTTTTTGCTTCACATGGAGAGATGTATGGACACGAGATTTGCGGATATTGTGCAGCTGGAAGTGGCGAAGAGCGATACCACGCTCGTCGCTATCGAGAACGCTCCGGGCATGGTGAGCGTCGTGCTCATGATGCCGGGGAAAGACATCTCGGTCGATGAGCTCGAGAGCGTCAGCCGGGCGATTAGCCATGCGTTCATCGAGCTGTACGGCGACGACTATCTGCCGGCATTCGAGGTGACAAGCCCCGGATTGGACCGCGTTCTCAAGACAGCGCGGGAGCTGGAGCTCTTCGCCGGTCGGCTCGTGCGCGTAACGACGAAGGAGACCAGGGAGCCGATCATCGGAACTCTGGAGGCATCGGACGGGAGCAGTGTGCACGTGACTGTGCTCGGCGTAGACCGCGCGTTCGACATGCGGCAGGTGACGAAGATCTCGTTGTGGGACGAGATATTGGGAGGTGCGTGTGAGGGATGAGATCCAGAGTGCCATCTACGAGCTGGAGAAGGAACGGGGAATCTCCAGGGAATACATTGTGACAGCGATCAAGGAAGCCTTCGAGGCGGCATACCAGCAGCAGTACCAGAAAGACAACTTCCTGGTGAAGGCTGACACGGGTACCGGCCTTGTCCGGCTCTATTCGCGCAAGACTGTTGTAGCCAAGGTCACGGACAGCGACAGTGAGATCACGCTGAAGGACGCCCGCAAGGTGGAGCCAGAGGCGAAGACCGGGGACGACGTGCTCATCCAGGTCAAGATCGAGCAGCTGCCTCTGTCGGTGATCGTGAAGGCCCGCAAGTTCATCGACGACAAGATCAAGGAACGTGAAAATGATCTGGTCTTTGAGCGCTTTCACTCACAGGTGGGCACGCTGGTCAACGGCGAGGTCCTGCGCCAGAACAAGGAGGGATTGCTGATCAACCTTGCACGGTGCGAAGGCATCATG is a window of Coprothermobacter sp. DNA encoding:
- a CDS encoding DNA polymerase III subunit alpha, with product MSFVHLHLHTEYSLLDGMNKIAPLVARLKEIGQTACAITDHGNMYGVLDFYLKMKDTGLKPVIGSEVYVAPNGRLEKDKEAGFPNHLILLAKDFKGYQNLSHIVSVGYLEGFYYKPRVDYETLEKYHEGVIALSACLKGEVAETAAKGDEEKALGIARKYQDIFGKENYFIELQNHGIEEELRALPILRSIAKRIGAKTVATCDSHYLRKEDYAAHEVLLCVQTLQKMTDKDRMSFNGPYYHVMTEDEMRERLPEDEEAIQNTQLVADMCNVEMPLGIYHLPRYIEEGQTTPWDAEVNRQLLEKMTMDGIQRLYPPEQLEEATARARMELDTIEKCGFVDYFLIVQDFTRFARRKGIAVGPGRGSAAGAIVAYATGITEVEPLRYNLLFERFLNAARISMPDIDMDFEDARRGEVIQYVRERYGESSVAQVATFGRMEAKQAVRDVGRALGMLPKETDLISKLIPFGTGLEDALTTVEQLKKMYDDGTKLSGTTVKELFDTAMKLEGVNRNFSTHAAGVVIADTELTNYLPLQRDKDGNVITQWDHNLVEAFGLLKMDFLGLSYLGVIQNTVKMVKEQLGVVVDISHVDTEEPAVYNLISSGDTVGVFQMESGGMKGVASGIRPTSIEDLTAIISLYRPGTIKAGGIQKYIDRKNGKEKVNYYHPSIEGVLKPTYGIIVYQEQIMQIANRMAGFTMQEADILRKGVSKKKADILAKQRAVFVEKSIEKGVPKKTAEDVFALIDFFAGYGFNKSHGVAYAIMVYRTAWLKVHYLIQYLTALMNSGIDTEDRLKELVAECRSKRIPVLPPDINKSDKLFAVETQADGSQGIRFGLLAIKNLGSKAIDEIMEERSNRTFSTFKDFQRRSGGSKVNRKSVECLIKAGAFENLGEDRVAVLREFNNQNGKAPVADDSGTGLFGGSVNEPVVSVSSCDMVGAAAMEKEAFGFFCFCSPFQQYEPLLAKYKAKRVSECADCDDGTAVTVMGLLTSAKTAKSKAGHAYGKCTLEDDSRKVELIVFEYVLGQFQPCFDREGAIVLEANVRMDGDELSLTAKKFIDFVTPEQAKGSKPVSVTHPVLKLTMTEQQVNGETLKNVLLLTHHYPGKEHWRILYHNTTDHCLEVGNTHWVTITPELLKGLAEILGPSGVDYS